A window from Pseudomonas alloputida encodes these proteins:
- a CDS encoding MFS transporter, with translation MSILSWSRPHSPLHSLLLGSLLHDASKGIASPLMVLLLTTRFGLNSWQTGALLGISMLLATLMSLPAGLLFDRFARLHLATITLLLMTLAVGLLPFAQIILLVSLLLVFMEFAAALFGIGLKALLADFVSVKQRVSAFSYRYILTNVAFAIGPVLGVRLAEVSLTLALLVAAGACGAAMVVMMCLGASQGQPRTSLKTGAPSLADALKVLGNDRNLVLYTLGSFFNTVVHGRFTFFLSLWLLYQYPANQGMEMLSWLLLTNAITVIALQRLVSRYITLETLNSRVMMGALLFSIGLLGFSVSEQLTAWCLSMLVFTLGELLIQPAEYLYIDSISPPPLKGSYFAAHNLASLGAAVSPAWCGFILSLAGPQGLCFSLIACVLAGSSLCAMRPRLTPGNFARGDL, from the coding sequence ATGTCCATTCTTTCGTGGTCACGGCCACACTCGCCCTTGCACTCGCTCCTGCTGGGTTCCCTGCTGCACGATGCAAGCAAGGGAATAGCCAGCCCGCTGATGGTTCTTCTGCTGACCACCCGCTTTGGCCTGAACAGCTGGCAGACAGGGGCGCTGCTGGGCATTTCAATGCTGCTGGCAACGCTGATGTCATTGCCGGCAGGGCTGCTATTCGACCGTTTCGCGCGATTGCACCTTGCCACTATCACATTGTTGCTCATGACGCTGGCTGTAGGCCTGCTGCCCTTTGCCCAGATCATTCTGCTCGTCAGCCTGCTACTGGTGTTCATGGAGTTCGCCGCCGCACTCTTCGGCATTGGTCTTAAAGCGCTGCTGGCCGATTTCGTGAGCGTGAAGCAACGCGTCTCGGCGTTCTCCTACCGCTACATCCTGACCAACGTGGCATTCGCGATCGGCCCTGTGCTCGGGGTCCGGTTGGCGGAAGTCTCACTTACCCTGGCGCTTTTGGTGGCAGCGGGTGCCTGCGGGGCAGCGATGGTGGTGATGATGTGCCTGGGCGCAAGTCAGGGCCAACCTCGCACCTCGCTGAAGACAGGGGCGCCCTCATTGGCGGACGCCCTGAAAGTCTTGGGCAACGATCGAAATCTGGTTCTCTATACCTTGGGGTCATTCTTTAACACCGTCGTTCACGGTCGCTTCACGTTCTTCCTGTCCCTGTGGTTGCTGTATCAGTACCCTGCCAACCAAGGTATGGAGATGCTGTCCTGGTTGTTGCTGACCAACGCCATCACGGTCATTGCATTGCAACGCCTCGTCAGCCGTTACATCACGCTCGAAACTTTGAACAGTCGGGTCATGATGGGCGCCCTGTTGTTTTCTATCGGATTGCTCGGTTTTTCGGTTTCCGAGCAACTTACTGCCTGGTGTCTGTCCATGCTAGTTTTCACCCTTGGCGAGCTGCTGATTCAGCCAGCGGAGTATCTCTACATTGACTCGATCAGCCCGCCGCCCCTCAAAGGCAGTTATTTCGCCGCACACAATCTGGCGAGCTTGGGGGCGGCAGTCAGCCCGGCGTGGTGTGGATTCATACTATCGCTCGCGGGCCCCCAGGGTTTGTGCTTCTCACTGATCGCCTGCGTGCTGGCGGGTAGCAGCCTTTGTGCCATGCGCCCTCGACTGACCCCGGGCAACTTTGCGCGGGGAGATCTTTAA
- the dapF gene encoding diaminopimelate epimerase, translating into MQFYKYHAAGNDYLVYRDCVPFDCSKPMISRICDRHRGLGSDGILVPVIKEGERLSVRIYNTDGSQAEKSGNGLRILCRYLWDQNIVAGSPFEISTKGGIVTCQVLDNGQRISIAMGQAAFANTAAFTVDVDGTPLQLHPVSMGNPHCVVFVDQPTETLARQLGPLIERLSIFPDRTNVQFVRVIDRQTLEVQIWERGVGYTLSSGTSSCAAAAVSRRLGLVGPRVAVNMAGGVIMIELDDDYHVLMQGPVCRVGLYSLDSECLAQAD; encoded by the coding sequence ATGCAGTTTTATAAATACCATGCGGCTGGAAATGACTACCTTGTATACCGGGACTGCGTACCGTTTGATTGCTCCAAACCGATGATTTCACGTATTTGCGACCGACACCGCGGGTTGGGCAGCGACGGCATACTGGTGCCGGTGATCAAAGAAGGTGAACGGTTGTCGGTACGGATCTACAACACAGACGGTTCCCAGGCAGAGAAAAGTGGTAATGGCCTGCGTATTCTCTGCCGCTACTTGTGGGATCAGAATATCGTGGCCGGTTCACCCTTTGAAATATCGACCAAAGGGGGGATCGTCACCTGCCAGGTACTCGACAACGGGCAGCGGATTTCGATCGCCATGGGCCAGGCTGCTTTTGCCAATACTGCGGCGTTCACCGTTGACGTGGACGGCACACCTTTGCAGTTGCATCCGGTTTCGATGGGCAACCCCCATTGCGTGGTGTTCGTGGATCAACCGACTGAAACGCTGGCACGACAGTTGGGACCGCTCATCGAGCGATTGTCGATCTTCCCCGACCGCACAAATGTTCAGTTCGTGCGGGTAATCGATCGTCAGACGCTCGAGGTGCAGATCTGGGAACGGGGGGTCGGCTACACCCTTTCCTCCGGCACCAGCAGTTGCGCTGCTGCGGCAGTCTCGCGTCGACTTGGACTGGTAGGTCCTCGGGTAGCGGTCAACATGGCCGGCGGCGTCATCATGATCGAACTGGACGACGACTATCACGTGTTGATGCAAGGGCCGGTATGCAGGGTCGGCCTCTACTCGCTGGACAGTGAATGCTTGGCTCAGGCGGACTGA
- a CDS encoding aminotransferase class I/II-fold pyridoxal phosphate-dependent enzyme — translation MQATVFNTFFRETSLAPDSDDFFKWVRTLKSSTAGQPLLDFGVADAFIPPADELSQALSSLATRRELHGYVYHHSAYEAACLRHATQGMDAPPALAVLPTSGAKSALNLLCLALIDTGDVILATTPAYPIFSTIARRMGATVVHLPLLEENDFLPDLHQLSPEVLARAKLLIVNYPNNPTGKVASQQECDRLLAICRDHDILLINDAAYSDLLPAERPRGRFLYSEGASSHCIEVHSFSKSLQIPGWRLGFILAAPAIIEALGKLSLLHESGQPRILLDAVTCILDDRGFAERLCQCIAQRRAVMVDILQAHGLEVLNADGTFFVYVRCPAAVSNGRTFATARDFSQYLATELGILTIPYQVAGRHQVRFSVAFCGEAETVFNRLRQQLSNVQFSLAERVSA, via the coding sequence ATGCAAGCGACTGTCTTCAACACTTTCTTTCGCGAGACCAGTCTGGCCCCGGACAGCGATGACTTTTTCAAGTGGGTCCGCACGCTGAAGTCCTCCACAGCGGGACAACCACTGCTGGACTTCGGCGTGGCAGATGCCTTCATCCCCCCGGCCGACGAACTGTCCCAGGCGCTGAGCTCACTGGCCACGCGGCGTGAGCTGCATGGCTATGTCTATCATCATTCGGCGTACGAGGCCGCCTGCCTGCGCCATGCCACCCAAGGCATGGACGCGCCGCCTGCACTGGCTGTTCTACCCACCAGCGGCGCCAAGTCGGCGCTCAACCTGTTATGCCTGGCCCTGATAGATACAGGGGATGTCATTCTCGCCACGACGCCGGCCTACCCGATCTTTTCTACCATTGCCCGGCGCATGGGTGCGACCGTGGTACATCTGCCATTGCTGGAGGAAAACGATTTCCTTCCGGATCTGCATCAGTTATCACCCGAGGTCCTCGCCCGTGCCAAGTTGCTGATCGTCAACTACCCCAACAACCCGACGGGCAAAGTGGCTTCTCAACAGGAATGCGATCGGCTGCTGGCAATCTGCAGGGACCACGACATTCTGCTGATCAACGATGCCGCCTATTCTGATCTGCTACCGGCCGAGCGCCCCCGTGGACGGTTCCTCTACTCCGAGGGCGCCTCGAGCCATTGCATTGAAGTGCACTCGTTTTCCAAGTCATTGCAGATTCCCGGCTGGCGCCTTGGCTTTATCCTTGCCGCACCCGCAATCATCGAAGCGCTTGGCAAGCTCAGCCTGCTGCATGAAAGTGGGCAGCCGCGTATTTTACTCGATGCCGTGACCTGCATTCTCGACGACCGGGGCTTCGCCGAACGCCTTTGCCAGTGCATAGCTCAGCGACGTGCGGTAATGGTCGATATTCTCCAGGCACATGGCCTGGAGGTGTTAAACGCTGACGGCACATTCTTTGTTTACGTGCGATGTCCTGCGGCTGTGAGCAACGGCAGGACATTCGCCACTGCCAGGGACTTTTCGCAATACCTGGCCACTGAGCTGGGTATCCTGACGATTCCCTATCAGGTGGCCGGGCGTCATCAGGTACGCTTTTCCGTGGCGTTCTGCGGCGAAGCCGAAACCGTGTTCAACCGTTTGCGTCAGCAACTGTCCAATGTACAGTTCAGCCTTGCCGAGAGGGTATCGGCATGA
- a CDS encoding amino acid adenylation domain-containing protein has translation MNQALLTITGGPAYPVHFSLVEYIERIIHRYPSNAAAFDEDQRLTYSELRIELLTLHARLHELGVRSGDVVAVNATVQLRYPVVVLGLLLAGLVYLPIAAALPPERKRAICEQARPALMITDEQKPDDAIPTCTLSSLFSGKPVGAAFDLFPEPSPEATAYLIFTSGSTGVPKGVSITRKGFFNRLQWAQDYYALGSEDVTALKTQASFDPSIQEAVLPFFSAGAVFVPDHNRVNFPNYLSACIAEHGVTMLIMVPSHLQHLLASPAINACQHLRHIVCCGEPWGVELISALHQRLPNCRIYNGYGPTEATIGTLVFNPPRGYASDVIPIGKPIAGTHVCIVDEDLQPVPTGEAGELIIGGICVGDGYLNNAPLTEQRFRRLQVEGAGEVRFYLSGDVARALPTGDIVFLGRRDNQVKINGVRIELEEIELALRNCPGVRDAIVVKRKGKVSDELHAFLIAHMPLDIQAITTSCARRIGQATTPSRFSQVEAFPLNQSGKVDRRALAATLMNQRSLP, from the coding sequence ATGAACCAGGCATTACTGACGATCACGGGAGGGCCTGCCTACCCCGTGCACTTCTCGCTGGTCGAATACATCGAGCGTATCATCCACCGCTACCCATCGAATGCAGCGGCATTCGACGAGGACCAGCGCTTGACCTACAGCGAACTAAGGATCGAACTGCTCACACTGCACGCTCGGCTGCATGAACTCGGCGTGCGCAGCGGGGATGTGGTTGCGGTGAATGCGACAGTGCAACTGCGCTATCCCGTCGTTGTCCTGGGGTTACTGCTCGCTGGCCTGGTCTACTTGCCAATCGCCGCAGCTCTGCCGCCTGAGCGCAAGCGGGCGATCTGCGAACAGGCCCGGCCGGCCCTCATGATCACGGACGAGCAAAAGCCTGATGACGCAATACCAACCTGTACGCTCTCGTCTCTGTTTTCGGGCAAGCCCGTCGGTGCTGCCTTCGACCTGTTCCCGGAGCCTTCACCCGAAGCGACTGCCTACCTGATCTTCACCTCAGGCTCGACCGGCGTGCCCAAGGGCGTGAGCATTACCCGCAAAGGCTTTTTCAACCGATTGCAGTGGGCGCAAGACTATTACGCGCTCGGCAGCGAAGATGTCACGGCCCTGAAAACCCAGGCCTCGTTCGACCCCTCGATCCAGGAGGCCGTGCTGCCTTTTTTTTCCGCCGGCGCCGTGTTCGTGCCTGACCACAACCGAGTCAACTTTCCCAATTACCTGTCGGCCTGCATCGCTGAGCACGGTGTCACCATGCTCATCATGGTACCCAGCCACCTGCAGCATCTTCTCGCCAGCCCGGCAATCAATGCCTGCCAGCACCTCAGGCATATCGTTTGCTGCGGAGAACCTTGGGGAGTTGAGTTGATCAGTGCGCTTCATCAGCGCTTGCCGAACTGCCGTATCTACAACGGTTATGGACCGACCGAGGCCACCATTGGCACCTTGGTCTTCAATCCGCCACGCGGTTACGCCAGCGATGTCATCCCCATAGGCAAACCCATTGCAGGAACACATGTGTGCATCGTCGACGAAGACCTGCAACCCGTCCCGACGGGGGAAGCAGGCGAGCTGATCATCGGCGGTATATGTGTGGGCGATGGTTATCTGAACAATGCGCCGCTGACCGAGCAGCGCTTTCGCAGGTTGCAGGTCGAGGGTGCCGGCGAGGTGAGATTCTATCTCAGCGGTGACGTGGCGCGTGCCCTGCCGACCGGCGATATCGTGTTCCTCGGACGCAGAGATAACCAGGTGAAGATCAATGGCGTTCGCATCGAGCTCGAAGAAATCGAACTCGCCTTGCGCAACTGCCCAGGGGTGCGCGATGCCATCGTGGTCAAGCGCAAGGGTAAGGTGAGTGATGAGCTGCACGCGTTCCTGATCGCTCATATGCCCTTGGACATCCAGGCAATTACAACGTCATGTGCCAGACGGATCGGTCAGGCGACAACTCCCTCGCGTTTCTCTCAGGTCGAAGCGTTTCCGTTGAATCAGAGCGGTAAGGTTGACCGCCGGGCCTTGGCGGCAACATTGATGAATCAGAGGAGCCTGCCGTGA
- a CDS encoding acyl carrier protein, giving the protein MSTSLISRAELTELLSRLFPDLPAPLDPEATLHAQGINSMGIIVLITHLQNEFGIVFDPANFANLHALTLASLQPLCADRRQARPTSTGA; this is encoded by the coding sequence GTGAGCACCAGCCTGATTAGCCGTGCCGAACTTACCGAGCTGTTGAGCAGGTTGTTTCCTGATCTGCCCGCCCCTTTGGACCCAGAAGCCACGCTTCACGCGCAGGGAATCAACTCGATGGGGATAATTGTATTGATTACACATCTTCAGAATGAGTTCGGCATCGTCTTCGACCCGGCCAACTTTGCCAATCTTCACGCACTCACACTGGCCTCGCTCCAGCCACTGTGCGCCGATCGCCGGCAGGCGAGGCCAACGTCCACAGGAGCTTGA